In the genome of Haloarcula sp. DT43, the window GATAGAGGGGTTAGGCGAGGCCGCAGAACGGGGCGTTTCGATAAAGCTCGCCGGAGTGTCGACGGATGTCCAGGAACGCATTCAGGACGATATCCCCGGCGCGACGATGTTCGAGTCGCTGTGGGTCTGGTCGGACACGTCGGCAGGACGACTCATGATGGTCGACGGTCGGAAGACACTCGTGAGTGCGCTCGTCAACGGTGCGGACGCGAGTCCGTCCGATCCGCGGTCCGAAACCGCCATCTGGGGCGAGGGTGAGGCGAACAGTCTGGTCGTGGTTCTGAAAGCGATTTTCACCTGGCGACTCGAGACGGAGGAGCGATCTTGACGGAATCCAGTGGGAGACGTTGACCTCAGGGAGTCGACAGCGACACTTCTTCAGGGAGCGAGTCGAGCACCGTTTCGAGCTGTTCGTCGGGAGTGTACCGGACGGAACCGCTTCTGTGTTCGAATTCGAGGACGCCGTGCTCTGCCAACTTCGGCAGGTGGACGTGGTGTAGTTGGATGGCGAGTGCTTCTCGGTCCTGCGCTGGGCCGTCTTTTGAGTCAGAACCACTACTGTGGAACTGTTCGACGAGTTCGTCAACCGTGGTAGTCCCGGTAGCCTCGTGGCGCAAGTGGTGGATGATCCGGCGTCGGTGCCTATCGTCGACGAACTGGAGCCATGCGTCGAGACTGTGGGTCGTCATACTGCCTTACTCTCTACCCATGTACATTAACTGTAGAGATTTTTACGATTGAGAAGATTTTGATTATGTGAGTGACGCCCGAACCCTGTACATCCCTGCGTCACTGGTCACTTGGTTGCTGTACTCTCTCACTACGTCACCCGGTTAATCAGAACTCATCTGATCGGTAAGATGTCGTCACTCGAATCCTCCGTGAACCGCACATTACGGCTCTACCAGGGTGCAGATAAAGCTGTGTCAACACCAGTTCTTTTCGGCTTCGTTGAAATGCGTTGATGATTATCGGTTCCCCCAGTAGTGTGACCGAATGCAGGCCCTCCCGAAGTCGCCGTTGCTCCGACTTGGCTCGGCGAACTGTTGCTCGGTACTCTCCGAAGTCCTCGAACCGATGGTAGTACCGGATCTCGACCACGGGACTATCCGTCTGGAGACCCTATGCTAGAGGATGGCAGATAATAGGAGCGGTCGAGACAAGCAAGCGCGAGACGCTGAGAGACGCCAGCAAGAGCGTGACGTCGCCACGGAACTGGAGCGAGGAGACGAAAAAGAGCCACCGGTCGAGGCGGCGGAACTCGGCGATTTCGAGGTGGAGCTCGAAGCAATGAACTTCCCGGCGACTGGGGCCGAGATCGTCGAGACGTTCGGCGACCACACGATCGAATCGGTCACGGGGAGCTACACGATCGAGGATCTCGTCCCGGAGACGGACGAGGAGACGTTCGACTCCCCGGCTGCCGTGCGAGTGCAGGTACAGCGGCCGACAGTTGCTGCGGCGATGAAACGAGTCGTCGAATCCAGTAAGACGCTTCGAAATACGGAGTTCAGTTGGACACAGCGCAAAGCGTACGAGATGACCTTCAAGGAACTCGAATCGATCGACGCCGATGACGACGACGAAGGGATCACAGCCATCAGCGACTGGATCGTCGATCAAATCCACGAGAAGGAAAAACTCCCGGCATCCCGGGCTGTGCGCCGACAAGCGGCGAAGTTCTGTCGTGGGAACGGCTACCAGGTACGGGTCGACGAGTGGCTCGGCATCTAGAGCGACGGTCACGGGCACCCGTGGAAGCGACTGCTGGAACGCGCCAGGCGTGATCGATACGCATACCTCTCAAACGGCTGTTTCAACAGTTTCGAGGCGGAGCCCCCGGCCTCAAGACAATGGCCACAGGAAGGGGTATTCGGGATCAAGATCACCAATACCCACGCATTCTGTTGCTAGTCGTCTTCAGCTGTTGAAGACGTGCTGGCATGCAGGGGCTTGACCTTGATACTGCCAGAGCTACTTGCGGTGACTTCGCACCCCTGATACTCGAAGGTGAGGTGTACATCACCGACAGCGGCTCTACGAGGGGTGACGAGTGAATCGAGAGCGTCCGGGTCTACGCTTGCGTGCAGTGGGTCCATGTCGGCGGGTCCGTATCTGAGGCTGCTGCGACGACGCTTACGACAGCCATACTCGCGACTTCATCGGTAACGCTGAAATGGGCCTGGTAGAGTTCCTCCTCCGCGTGGTATTCTATCGACTCAAATTCACAGAGACCCCGCAAGCGAGCGAGTGTTCGGTCTGGGATTCTGTTCTTGGTGGAGTGCGGAGAGTCATCATCGATCATCACCTACTATGCTCGTCCAACTTGGGTGACGTTGGCCATTTCATACACAATAGAGTATTTAAGGAGCACGCGAGGAAGTCAAGAGCGCGACTCGGTGAGTGCTTGTTCGATGAGTCGGCGATTCCCTCGTCGCAGGCGGGCACCGAGGGCTTGCTGTGACACATCGAGTTCATCAGCCATCTCTGCCAGCGTCGTGTCTCGCGGTGAATTGAAGTACCCGCGGTCATACGCCAGCGTCAGGGCTTCACGTTGGCCATCAGTCAGGTCCAGCTTCGCATCCAACGGGCGGAGTGCGTGGAGTTCCGTCAAGGTGACCCGGACGCCGTGGTCGTGACAGTAGTCTCGAAACGCCGCGATGGCCTCTCGGCTTTCGCCGCGAAGTTCGAACGTCCACTCTTCTGCTGTCCCGATCGCTGATAGGAGGACGATTTCAGGCACGTTCAGGGCGTCGAGTACGCTGTCGTACCCCGAGGTCCACTCACACCGCAACAGATACTCCGATTCGACGTGATCGATAGCGCGGATGTCTCGGACGCCCGGGTGCTCAGAGAACTGATCGACGATCGAATCGGACTCCGTACCGCGGACCCAGAAGTAGGGCACCACACCTTTTGTAACCGGAATAACCCGTTCGAGTTGCACGACCACGTCTGGTAACTCAGTGAAGACGGTACCTAAAGGGAACTCGTTAGATGGGAGTGTGAATTCGGCGTCAGTAGCCATGCACCCAGATAGGTGCTGCGTAGGTATGAGTGCGTTCTTCAATTGAGGTTGATCGTCGTAGCAACTGAATACCGGCGATTTCGAACCAGAACATCTTCGATGCTTTTCTGTAATCCAAAAGCGCGCTGTATTCAGCAGAGTCGGCGAAACCTATCACCAGCTGAGGGTTTCAACAAGGCCGAACTAGTGACGATCACGGGCCGACGCAGCACCGTTCGTGGGTGAGTCACTCGCGACCGTTCGTCGCGATTCTGAGCGCGGGTTGACCGTAGTCGGGCTGGTTCGTGACGGA includes:
- a CDS encoding helix-turn-helix domain-containing protein produces the protein MATDAEFTLPSNEFPLGTVFTELPDVVVQLERVIPVTKGVVPYFWVRGTESDSIVDQFSEHPGVRDIRAIDHVESEYLLRCEWTSGYDSVLDALNVPEIVLLSAIGTAEEWTFELRGESREAIAAFRDYCHDHGVRVTLTELHALRPLDAKLDLTDGQREALTLAYDRGYFNSPRDTTLAEMADELDVSQQALGARLRRGNRRLIEQALTESRS
- a CDS encoding DUF7344 domain-containing protein, yielding MTTHSLDAWLQFVDDRHRRRIIHHLRHEATGTTTVDELVEQFHSSGSDSKDGPAQDREALAIQLHHVHLPKLAEHGVLEFEHRSGSVRYTPDEQLETVLDSLPEEVSLSTP
- a CDS encoding HalOD1 output domain-containing protein, with the protein product MDPLHASVDPDALDSLVTPRRAAVGDVHLTFEYQGCEVTASSSGSIKVKPLHASTSSTAEDD
- a CDS encoding DUF5789 family protein, with amino-acid sequence MADNRSGRDKQARDAERRQQERDVATELERGDEKEPPVEAAELGDFEVELEAMNFPATGAEIVETFGDHTIESVTGSYTIEDLVPETDEETFDSPAAVRVQVQRPTVAAAMKRVVESSKTLRNTEFSWTQRKAYEMTFKELESIDADDDDEGITAISDWIVDQIHEKEKLPASRAVRRQAAKFCRGNGYQVRVDEWLGI